One genomic segment of Nerophis lumbriciformis linkage group LG20, RoL_Nlum_v2.1, whole genome shotgun sequence includes these proteins:
- the LOC133619766 gene encoding natterin-3-like — translation MKAWSLLLCCVLMGGAWAGLQDIVQKSSERRKVSLLNPELEGREPAQSAGAAASGPAALADLERREDLPSSFIFGDNVNLEWRPWNGSLLNGAVAIYNGYSERTDYVCQYKCESGFYNAALGPYCRYPYGDREYYAPEFQILINRDNFEFLEWKEGSYGSVPQHSVRTCLGAGIYVGKNKYGLGKVVPQFEAFFLPWEGEEYWYKKYQVLTINRDAYQQHISDVDYDLDQVAIFQYPPETMRISGITNNECQAVQKTVTISKTTETETTWSIGRATMLGVAGSITAKIPLIGSGGLELSGEKTLQFSRGTTAVEALSHSVSVELRVAPNHSCRVRMEGRRVKADIPYTARLSRTYRNGDTQWTSISGTYDGVQIGEVRAVVDRCEPVANAKPCP, via the exons ATGAAGGCGTGGTCTCTCCTGTTGTGTTGCGTCCTGATGGGCGGGGCCTGGGCGGGTCTGCAGGACATCGTCCAGAAAAGTTCTGAGCGCCGGAAAG TCTCCCTCCTGAACCCCGAGCTGGAGGGTCGCGAGCCCGCCCAGAGCGCCGGCGCCGCCGCTTCGGGTCCCGCCGCCCTGGCCGACCTGGAGCGGCGGGAAGACCTGCCTTCCTCCTTCATTTTCGGCGACAACGTCAACCTGGAGTGGCGCCCGTGGAACGGCTCGCTGCTCAACGGCGCCGTGGCGATCTACAACGGCTACAGCGAGCGCACCGACTACGTGTGCCAGTACAAGTGCGAGTCCGGCTTCTACAACGCCGCCCTGGGACCCTACTGCCGCTACCCCTACGGAGACCGCGAGTACTATGCCCCTGAGTTCCAGATTCTGATCAACCGAGACAACTTTGAGTTCTTGGAGTGGAAAGAGGGTTCTTACGGGTCCGTGCCCCAACACTCGGTCAGAACCTGCCTGGGGGCGGGCATCTACGTGGGCAAGAACAAGTACGGCCTGGGCAAGGTGGTCCCCCAGTTCGAGGCCTTCTTCCTGCCGTGGGAAGGCGAGGAGTACTGGTACAAGAAGTACCAGGTCTTGACCATCAACCGGGACGCCTACCAGCAGCACATCTCTGACGTGGACTACGACCTGGACCAGGTGGCCATCTTCCAGTACCCCCCCGAGACCATGCGCATCTCCGGGATCACCAACAACGAGTGCCAGGCGGTGCAGAAGACCGTCACCATCTCCAAGACCACGGAGACGGAGACCACCTGGAGCATCGGCCGGGCCACCATGCTCGGTGTCGCCGGCAGCATCACCGCCAAAATCCCGCTCATCGGCTCCGGCGGCTTGGAGCTGAGCGGCGAGAAGACGCTGCAGTTCTCGCGAGGGACCACGGCGGTGGAGGCGCTCAGCCACTCCGTGTCTGTGGAGCTCCGCGTGGCCCCCAACCACTCCTGCAGGGTGCGCATGGAGGGCCGCAGGGTCAAGGCCGACATCCCGTACACGGCGCGCCTCAGCCGCACGTACCGCAACGGAGACACCCAGTGGACGTCCATCTCAGGAACGTACGACGGCGTCCAGATCGGAGAGGTGCGCGCTGTGGTGGACCGCTGTGAGCCCGTCGCCAACGCCAAGCCGTGCCCGTGA